The following proteins are co-located in the Flavobacteriales bacterium genome:
- a CDS encoding DUF1697 domain-containing protein translates to MNFVAILRGINVSGQKKILMADLRNILKKEGFSYIETYIQSGNIIFYSSEQNTLILEKKIQNSIFKAYQFEVPVIVLTKAELLNTDRNNPFLQNNPSIDIKLLHVTFLKEEPIEKNLTKLNSFNFSPDEFVISSKTIYVYCPGGYGKTKLSNTFFGKKLKVSTTTRNWKTVTYLAESVSTNNL, encoded by the coding sequence ATGAATTTCGTAGCTATTTTAAGAGGAATAAATGTTAGTGGCCAGAAAAAAATACTAATGGCCGACTTAAGGAATATACTTAAAAAGGAAGGCTTTTCTTATATCGAAACCTACATTCAAAGTGGTAATATCATATTCTATTCTTCCGAACAAAACACATTGATCCTCGAAAAGAAAATCCAAAACAGCATTTTCAAAGCCTACCAATTCGAAGTACCGGTTATTGTATTAACCAAAGCAGAATTACTCAATACGGATAGAAACAACCCATTTCTTCAAAACAATCCATCTATTGATATTAAGCTTCTCCATGTTACGTTTCTAAAAGAAGAGCCAATAGAAAAAAACTTAACGAAACTCAATAGTTTCAATTTCTCACCTGATGAGTTTGTTATTTCAAGTAAAACGATTTACGTGTACTGTCCTGGAGGTTATGGCAAAACGAAACTCTCTAATACTTTCTTTGGAAAAAAATTAAAAGTATCTACTACCACTAGAAATTGGAAAACGGTAACGTACCTAGCTGAGTCGGTAAGTACTAATAATCTATAA